TGTTAATTTGTGGAGTTCCATTTCGTTAGTATTTGCTTGCTTAAATATAACAAATTACCGCCAGATTTCATTCAAAAACCTCCTGAAATATTCACTTAAAAGTGCTAGGATAAGCAACGCAAAAAAGCCTGATTTTAGCTACTCAACCCTGTAAAATGCAAAATGTTGAGTAACATTTAAGTAACGTAAATTCACAGCCGGTAGGTTACCCGGTTGCACAGAACCTTCACCCCGAATTACGGGTTAAGCAGATCATCCCGTTTTCGCGTAACTTACCATCCAAATTCCCGCAAACTTTGTCATTCATGAATTCATTTCAACCTGAACTGGCTCGCGCGCATTCGTTCCAAGCTCTTCCCAAAGCGGGTTGCTCTCTGCTCGGGCCTTGGGGTCGGTCAGCAACTGTTGGGCTTGCGTGGCTCAGTTGTTTGCTGGGCATTGTAATGGGCGGCTGCACCCGCATGTATCATACGCGACGGAGCATTCAGGAATTAAACCAGACGTTCGTGGTCAACAAAAAGCAGGCGCTTTTTTATGCAGACCAGCGCAAGGTCAAACAAAGCAAACGGCTTACCAAGCCCGCAACGGCGGCTCTTTACCTGCAAAACGACACGCTGTTTGTGGAGTTGGTCAAAACGTCGCTGCCGGCTAACGACGGTCGGCCCGCAACCATCGACATCTCCGATTCAACGTACGTTTTTTTCGTTAATCCGCGGCTGGGCAAACCGTCGGTGGATGAAAAAAGCGCCTGGTTTCGGTATCATTTCACCTCGTTCGATGCCGACCTGATTACCATTCCTTTCAAGTACCGGATAGGTCAGCAGGGCCAGCCGCCCGAGATGATCACCACGCCCAATGCAGCCGTGTACCTGGGTTTGCGCTACGACCAGGGGTTTCATCGCAATGTGTTTTACCACCACCAGCAGCGTTCCGAAATTCGTTCGTACAGCATCGGGGCGGGCGGTCTGCTGGGGCTGACAGCCGCGACGGTACGGTCTTTTTCAACCGCCGGGCAGTATCTGGACGAGTACGAGGGGGTTTGCCTGAGCTACGGTTTTGCGGCCATTTTCGGCTATCGGGCCGTTAATCTGGGCCTGGCCGTCGGATTCGATTACCTGATTGATCAAAACAAGAACCTCTGGATTTACCAGAACAAACCGTGGCTAGGCGTTACCATTGGCTTGAACCTTAACTAAAAACACGGCATTTCAGGCCCGAAACCGACTGGCGAAGACCTTGAAACAACGCTTCGAGTTCAATGGGGTAACTCATAGACAGCATAAGGTTACTCTTAGTTGTATTGCCGTTTGGGCAAACCGTCAGGCCAGCATCTTTTCAAAGTCCAGCAATTTGCTGTAGTGGATCACCGCACCCAGGTGATTAATGGTCTGATTGGACTGGCGGATAGGCAGGTCATCGCAAGCCAGCGTTTTGATCACCTCCTCATCCGACTGAATCAAAACAAAGCCGATGATCCCGACCAGACGAATCTGTTTTTCAAGAATGTACTGATCGTCCACCCGGCTGACTTTGTTGACAACCATGAAAACGGGCGAACCACTGGAGCACTGAAACAGGCCCGTATCGATCAAAAACTGCGGTCGGTCGGCATACCGGAAGTTTATATCGGTGGCCGTGATTCCTTTGCGGTAGATGGGTGTTCCCGTAGCCGAATCCTGTAAACTGGTGGGATACCCCACCATGTATACTTCTTCGACGGCGTCGATATTGGCAAGTTCGTGTGCTGAGGGCATCCGGTATAGTTCCGTCGAGGGGATGTAGATCGAGGTTCCTTCCTGTTCGGCTTTGTTCAATACCCGTTGCAGGGGATAGATGCAAAGATCAACTTTCGGATCGGGATGCGGAATGCAAGCTTGCCAGAAATCGGTGCACGTAATCTCTACCTGATTTTCGTGATCGGGTTCACCGTTGGGCTTCCGGCTGGTAAACCGGATCCGGGTCCATTTGGCATCCTGAGCCAGGTGCCGGTTGGTTACGATAGCCTGAAAAACCGTTCCGCCCTCGCGTTGACAGAGTTCGTAAATAAGGCCGGTTCCCCGGCGGATTTGTTTGGACGCCAACGTGCATTCAATCATGACGATCGAACCCGCAACGCTTTTGAAAGGCTTAAATTCCTGAGTGACTAGTCCACTTCGCATTTTCAACGTGTAAGCAATTTTACTTATAGATAGGAGTACTCAAGCAAGAGTCAATCTTCATGCCTGAATTGCACACACGAAGTATTTGTGAGTAAGCGGTAACCGATTATCAATTTTCAGTAACCTCCAAGACCATTTGGGCAGCCGGGCAAATCAACCGAATTACCATCGGCGGTTTGCTGGTTTTCGTTTACCAAGCCAATTACGTGCTTTTCAACCGCTTCATGAAGCTTTGGAACGCCGGTTTCAGTTCTTCAAACAAAGGGTGATTCCGGTTTTTTAGCATCACTTCACTGAACATTTTGAGGCCAATTGCAAATTCAGTCGCTTGTTCCTTGTTGTCGAATGGGTCCTTTTCCCGCAACCGTTCGATGATGCCAAACACTTCATCGTGGTTGTCGAATGTTAATTCCAGCTGCTTGTCGGGGACGCTTTCACCGTTGGCGAGTTCCACGAGTTTGAGCGTCAACTGATATTTGTTTGTCTTCTTTTCCATGGATTTAACAACGTGTTTCTGCCATAACCTTACTCGAACAGAACAAAGTTGCGCTATAGCGCATTAAATAAATCATCGGGATAAAACCATTACCAAAGAACTTCAACCAGAAGCTTTATCGGGCAAGAGCGGCCTTTAAAATTGGTTCAGATTTATTCGTTGGAAGTCGGGTGAAGTTAAGTTTACAGAAGCAACGCGGAAACGCCGGTGAACCGGGCCGGCGGTAGGGCAGACTCCGCCCCAGGTGCTGCACGAACTTGCCTATACGCCACACGCCGGAGACCGCAGCCTGATGGGGTATAACAGCCATCGACGCAATTTATGGTCGCCCGCTTCGGTCCTGACGCCCGCCGGAGTCAGCGCAATGGGATTCAGTATTGCTGATTGAGCGACTACTTTACGATGGCTTCCTGAATGCGAATTGGGGCTGTTTGTACCAGGGGTAACGTAACCCGGAACCAGCCACCCGCTTCTTCGATGCGGGGAGCCGGATGGTTCAGGAGCCGGTATTTGTCGGTGATGTTCGACAGCCCCACGCCGTTGGATTCGACCCGCACGGCCCGGCGCTGGATGTTGTTTTCGACCAGCAAGTGCCCGGTTTCGGTCGTACAAATCCGGATCGTCAGCGGTTCTTCAAGCAACGCCCGGTTGTGCTTCACGGCATTTTCAACCAGCAGTTGCAGCGTGAGGGGCGGAATGAGTGCATCCTGTAACGCGTCGGCTACGGCAATTTCCGGGCAGACGCTCCGTCCATACCGGGTTTTAAGCAAATGAAAGTAGGACTGAATAAACGTTAGCTCTACGCTTAATGAAGTCAGTTCCGAATCACCCGCCCGCAGCAGGTACCGATAAACGCTCGACAGCTCATCGACGTAATCAGTGGCCTGCTG
This Larkinella insperata DNA region includes the following protein-coding sequences:
- a CDS encoding DUF3861 domain-containing protein codes for the protein MEKKTNKYQLTLKLVELANGESVPDKQLELTFDNHDEVFGIIERLREKDPFDNKEQATEFAIGLKMFSEVMLKNRNHPLFEELKPAFQSFMKRLKST